Genomic window (Juglans microcarpa x Juglans regia isolate MS1-56 chromosome 2S, Jm3101_v1.0, whole genome shotgun sequence):
aaagaaaaactttacaTTTTCCTGCGCATTATAGTCGTGCTTCTAACTGTTTTGAGATCGTGCATACTGACGTTTGGGGTGTGAGTTTTGTTATTTCTCATGGTCAGTATCGTTATTTTGTAACGTTTATCGATGATTATAGTCCATTCACCTGGATATATTTTCTCGGTTTTAAAGCTGATGTGTTTtttgtctttcaaaaatttgttgcgCTTGTTGAGACACAGTTCAGTACTTGTATCAAAACTTTACGCTCCAACTTAAGGGGGAAGTACATGTCtcattcttttcaaacttttcttcAGCAAAAGGGGATCATTTCCCAGCGTTCATGTCCTtatactcctcaacaaaatggagtcaTTGAGCGTAAGAATCGTCATCTCTTAGATGTCATCCATACTTTGTTGATTGACTCTTCTGTACCTTCTAAGTTCTGGGTAGAAGCTTTATCTACTGATATCTATTTAATCAATCGTTTACTTACTGTTACTCTAGATTATgattctccatattttttactatttggCATATCTCCTGAGTATCAATCATTTCATACTTTTGGGTGTGTTTATTTTGTTCATCTACCACCTGTTGAGCGTCACAAGCTTGCTGCACAGTCTGTCACATGTGCCTTTATGGGATATAGTCATACTCAGAAAGGATTTGTTTGTTAAGATGCTCATGCAAATAAATCCCGAATCTCACggaatgtgattttctttgaaaatcaatatttatttcAGTCTCAGGTTATTTCTGATCCTCCTATTACTCTTCTTCCCGCTTTTTGATGATGTATCTTCTTCTATAAAGAGTTTTCAACCAGGTATGGTGTATCATCGACATCTTCCCCCTTCTTCAACGCCCCTTCCAGACATTGATCCATCATCTGATTCTGCGGTTCCTATATCTCGGCACTCCACCCGAGTTACACATCCACCGGATAGGTATGGTTTTCCTCACATCTCGCTTACTGCCACTCTCGACACTATTTCTGTTCCTCACTCTTATACTCAGGCATCCACCCAAGCATGTTGGCAACAGGCTATGCAAGAGGAAATCCAAGCTCTTCAAGACCATCACACTTGGGACCTTGTAATTTGTCCCTCTGATGTCaaacctattggttgtaaaGGAGTGTACTCAGTCAAGTTTCGAGCTGATGGCTCACTAGACAGATATAAGGCCCGCCTCGTGATTCTTGGGAACTGACAGGAGTATGGTATTGATTAGGAAGAGACATTTGCACCTGTTGCCGAAATGACTATTGTGCGGACTATCTTGGCACTTgatggatgtgaagaatgcttttctacatggagatttgaaggaagaaatctATATGTCCCCACCTCCCGGCATGTTTGCTACACCTTCCTCAAAGGTTTGTCAGCTACGCCGATCCTTGTATGGATTGAAACAGGCTCCGCGTGCATGGTTTGACAAATTTCGCTCTAACTtgcttgcttttcattttactcaaaatcagtttgattcctctctttttcttcgcaAGACTTCTGCAGGAATCGTATTGCTTCTTGTATATGTCGATGACATTGTGATTACTGACTCAGATACTgagttaattaagcaattacaacagcatctcaaggcctcctttcacatgaaagatcttggtccccTACAGTACTTTCTTGGCCTTGAGGTGCAGCTTACTCCAACTGGTACGTTGTTACACCAGCACAAATACACGCAGGACATTATTTCATTGGGTGGTCTCCAATCGGGTAACTTTGTTTTTACTCCCTTGGAGGTAAATCTTAAGCTTCGTCAGGAAGAAGGAGAGCTTCTATAAGATCCATCCTTGTATCGGCAGCTTGTTGGGAGTTTAAACTACTTGACGATTACTCGTCCTGACATTTCTTTTGCTGTGCAACAAGTCAGTCAATTTATGCGGGCTCCCCGACATCTTCATTTAGCCGCTGCCCGCTGCATTCTCCGATATCTAAAGGGCACCGCTACACGCGGGTTGTTCTTTCATAAAGAATCTTCCTTACAGTTGATGGggtatagtgatgctgattgggccggATGTGCGGATACTCGTCGCTCCGTTACCGACTGGTTCATattcttaggcaatgcactcatttcttagaagagtaagaagcaagataGAGTTTCCAAATCCTCTACTGAGTCTGAGTATCATGCTATATCTTCCGCATGGTCTGAGATCACATGGCTTTTCGTGGGTTATTAGGTGAACTTGATTTTCCTCAACTGCATCCCACTCCTCTTCATGCTGATAATACCAGTGCTATTCAGATCGCCGCTAATCCTGTCTTCCATGAGCGTACGAAACATATTGAAGTTGATTGTCATTCCATACATGAATCCTTTGAAAAACATGTGATTATTCTCCCTCACATTTCCACTGAACGTCAAACTGCAGACATATTCACTAAAGCTCTTTCTCGACACCGGCATTAGTTCTTGGTTGACAAATTGATACTTTTCGATCCACcaacatcaatttgaggggggatgttatgtatataatttaggtCTTTCTATATTTAAGTCTTTCTATATTTAGATTGTATAGCAGAGAATTAGGTTAACTATAAGTAGCCTTAACGTGTGAAAGAGAAAACGGTAGAAGAAATATCTAGCAAGTTGTAACTCTTTTCTATAAGTAATGAAAGAAACCTAATGGAAGAGGTATTCAAACCAATCTTGAGTCTTTCTATATTTAGGTCTTTCTATATTTAGATTGTATAACATAGAATTAGGTTAACTATAAATAGCCTTAACGTGTGACAGAGAAATCAGTAGAAGAAATATCTAGCAAGTTGTaactcttttttataaataatgaaataaaccTAATAGAAGAGGTATTCGGACCAATCTTAACAATAAgcactattattaaaaagttatttattgtttagtaactatatatctaaagtacttttaaatatattattagaaataaattttaaaaaatactttttgaagtggaaatgacataaaaggacaattttacatatataaccATAGGTCCATACATATTGATGTGCCAATtactgaaaatgataaaaatttgaaatttgaaattcaaaataaaatagaaaatactgATAAAATAAGACTGTCACTCAATTAAATAAGACAAAGgcaaagttataattatttgaaagttATATAGGTATTTTCGTCTGTTGAcagttttttaaaaagtttaactACATTccgcaaaattaaaaaaaaaaaaaaaaacgtttgaaGAGAAGcatcaatttgatttttttactgaaatgtactttttaacttttttcaaacagGCCATTCCCTTGTTTGGAGACTAATACAATGGAAATCCCAAGCTTTTCCTATCCATTCATCAATGGTTATTGATCTTGAATTTGGACGTTCAATCTCCTAAGCCAAATAGAGTGAAGTGTC
Coding sequences:
- the LOC121253574 gene encoding uncharacterized mitochondrial protein AtMg00810-like; translated protein: MDVKNAFLHGDLKEEIYMSPPPGMFATPSSKFDSSLFLRKTSAGIVLLLVYVDDILTPTGTLLHQHKYTQDIISLGGLQSGNFVFTPLELVGSLNYLTITRPDISFAVQQVSQFMRAPRHLHLAAARCILRYLKGTATRGLFFHKESSLQLMGYSDADWAGCADTRRSVTDWFIFLGNALIS